The Hevea brasiliensis isolate MT/VB/25A 57/8 chromosome 9, ASM3005281v1, whole genome shotgun sequence nucleotide sequence AAAGTAAACACTATGTTGTGCTAACACTCAACATATTATTTTTGAAAGGAGTGAAAGTCTAAATTCCATGTGTTTTTCTGCTTATGTTTTACTTGAATGCCTCTCAAATCTTTCccttttgaaaatgtcataaatcaGTTAATCAGAAAACAAGACAAGCTTTCTAAATGTGTACATAATTCTAAATAGTTCTTGTATCTGAACAGACTGCAAATGGCAGGGCTCAGGTTGGGTTGGCTTTAGTTTAGATATGTTTGCTTGTAATCCAAACTAAGACAATTGAAGTTTAGGTTTGTGACTTAAATTAGTTTCCCTTGTAGTACATTAGTACGGATGGGTTGTTAAGTCAATCGTTGGATTATAATTATGAGTAGAAAAGTTTAGTTGCAACATGCTTTTGAATAAAATAAGAGTGTAAGACAAGCCCACTTTCTCATGGTATAAGTAACAGTTCCCTAAATGCACATTCACCACTAAGAAAACTATAATCAGCATTCATTTATTAAAACTCTGCGAGAGCTTGCTTGCTTATATATGAGGCCACTGTCTAAGATTCTCCTGTTTCTTCAACAAATAGCACGCTCAATTGAAACAGTGTCCCGTTCATCACCTGTGTGATAGTTAGCCACAATTAACATGTTATCCACTGATATATAATGAGATAATGCTATGCTTTTGTTTGTGCTGATCAAGGCTTTTTAGATTACTTATTATGGTCGGCTCTGTCACGCAAATAGGATCTAGACAATAAGATTCCCTTTTGGATCAATTACCTTTGCTTGGCAACAATTAACATGTTATGCACTCTGATATATAATGAGATAATGCTATGCTCTTGTTTGTGCTGATCAACGCTTTTTATCTTGCCTATAATGGTTGGCTTTTTCACTCAAATATGACTCTAGACAATTAGATTCTCTTTTGAATCAATCTCCTGTGTGTGGCCTCCCTAAACTATCTCATAATTCAAGTGCCTTTATCGTGTTTTCTATATGGACCCTGTTAAAAGCTAACTATCAAGGCTTTGCCAAAAGAAGTGTGTTGTTGCCTGCCCCATATGCCACACTTGCATAATTCTATCTGTAATTGCTGTAGCGGTAAGCACATAATAGGAATTCCATCTATCCATATAACGAAAGCGTTTTTCTGATTATGCAAATTATTGTGCTTGCATACCTAGTGGCTACTCATTTTTGTTGTTTTGTTGTTTGTTATCAGGCTGGATTGCTGTTGATTTTGGGTTTGAGTGACTATTAATCTATTATTCAGGAACTGAAACTTAAATGTCATCACATTGTTCTACAAAAAGTTGATGGAGTCATCTGGTCCATAAAGAGAAATGGGTGTCTAATCAGTAACATAGTTTGTTTGTACTTTATAGATTTAGCATAAGTAGTTAAGATATGACTAAATACCTTTTTGTTAGTGTTGCCGAAATATTTCACTGATCTAAAGAACACTTGCAACAGGGGCTCTTCTAAAATACCCTTGCAACAACAAATTGTTAAAAAAGTGATATAGGACTAGCAACGGCTAATGGCTGCTGAAGTGCACTTGGTTAAATGGTACCACCATTTACTCCCTGGCCTTGCTACTAGTATATGCTTTAGGttcattataaattatttttccacTTTCAGTGCTGAACCTCTAGTTCTGACAAGAAAGAATCTGGCAACTGGGGTATATCATGATTGTTCAACCTTTGTTACCTGACTAAATTAGGGACCTTCTAAAATGTGCTCAGCTTCATGTTTGATGACTTGAGTGCTAATAACTTGCATATATTTTTTGTTCAACTTGCATGTTTTTGAAAGTTATAATGGATGTTTCTAAGCATTATGGTTTTATCTTCTATATTCTGAATCTCTATATTAATTACTTTTGAATGCTTTGCATTGGTAAGGAATTCAACTATTTTGTTGTTGATCGAAGTCTATCTTACTTGTGCTTTACTTTACCTAATCTGGAAATGCTAATCAAACATCTCTTTACTCATGAAGAGAACACAAACTTCCTCCCTTATTATCCCTAATATTtgccattttctttttttcttttttgtgtgTCAATACCAGGTGTATGATGTGAGTTCATATTTGGATGAGCACCCAGGTGGAGATGATGTTGTCCTTGCTACAACtggtatgttataattttcaatCTCGTGAAAATAAAACCGTGTCAACAAAAATTCTTTCTGAAAATAAGTCAACTGTCAATATTAACAATGTCAATTGCTAATCTAATTTGTACTTTCAATTGAAGGGAAAGATGCAACAGATGATTTTGAAGACGCTGGCCACAGCCAAGAAGCAAGGGAGCTATTACAAAGCTTCTGCATTGGTGAGCTTGACCCGTCTGCCCCAGTTATCCCAGAACTTGAAATTTCCTCCAAGAAACAGCCAGCAGTTAACTCCCAGAAGCTCCAGGACTTGACAAAGCAATATTGGGCAGTTCCTGTAGCCATTGCTGGTATCTCTGTGGTAGTTGGCTTCTTGTACTTGCGTAAGAAGTAGAGCAAATCCAAAGTTTCCGTCTCCGTTGCTGAGAAGAAATTATTGTtacaattttgaacaactaggaCAATGATTAAGGTGAATGTTCTATCATTAtttgtaatttttcttttcttctttatggTTCTTGCAGAATGCCTGCATCTCATTTATAAGAATTGGAAGATAAATGGATTGGGAAATACACTCTAATTTTCATATCAGAAGTTTGGAAGGCCTATCtaaatgaatggatatttgaTGTTCATTTGCTAGTTTATTTACATCATACAACAATAACTAAATCTTAATCCCAAACTAGTAGGGGGTTGGCtgtgtcatttttttttttccatttaacTTTGTTAGACAGTAATTTTGCAGGCCTATTTACATCATAGCAGCTTCATTTTTGTCTTTCTCGcctttcttcttttcctcaagTTTTTAGTTCAATAAGGAATAGGAATtccatttcttaaaaaaaatttcttagAGGCTGTGAATATTGAAATCgaaattaatagaaaatttttataaaaatgtaaATTAGAATATTTTGAATATaagattttatttgttttatggaaaataacttgtatatggaatattttttatgtaaaaaattatttttaatgaaaatatttttattgtttgattataatattaaattaatgatgtgtttatttcatatatatatatatataagtgttttcatattttaataaagctattaaaatttaaaaaataaaaaacttcatcttttaaaatatgaaaatcatTGTTTTTTAAAATGACTTAGTTTTCATTTtgatcagaaaaatatttttcatttaacaATTTTTTTGAGTACCCCAAACGTTAGGCAAtgcaaaaaataagaaaatattttttgtgaaACAAAAGGAGTCTAAGCCAagcaaagtaaaataaaaataatataagttttgaataaataaattgcaattagaataatttttaaatattcacatgctatatttttttcaattattttcaaatttatataaattttatttatttaaaaactaattaaattttatttaacttaATATTTGATTTGAATTATTTGTTATCAAACAAATTATAGGGTAtttaataaacctatttaattttattttataaaattatattctaTTTTACAAAGTATTATTAGTTATGAAAACTAAATAGTCAAGGTCTAAAACATAGagttttcaaattataagaattgaTTGAAATTCAAGCATAACGCATAAAATGATCGGAAAGActaaaatagtaaatataataaaaataaagggACTAATTAGAATATtattcaaaatcgagaattaagcAGTTAGTTTAATCAaaatagaaatattaaataataatttttttaaaaaataattatctatAACTAATAAATGGctccttaaattaaaaatatcaaatttttATGTGAAGTGATTCCAaaatttctatatatatatatatatatatatatatatatgtatattgaaTAATTTAAAATTCGATAGTTTTATTTACTTCAATATACTTAATATGTATATTGATCcatttaaatgataatataaaaactataatgatattttaatataattattgataataattagtaataaataaaatattaagtttaattaataaattattttattaatcaaataaaatttcaagCATTATACTATAATTTTACATGATAAATTTATAAGGACAACATTATAAATTTTAGATAAATATTTAAAGCTTGTTTGGTGTTATtgtagaaattatttttttaaatatattaattagagaaagttaaaaaataatttaaaattatatttaataaattttaattataaaatattaaaataataaagtaatttttaaaattatttttagtccACCCGACCCTAataaatacaatatttaaaaGTTGAAACCAAGCCTCTGCAGCCCAAAAAGCACAAAGGAAAGCTAAAC carries:
- the LOC110632936 gene encoding cytochrome b5, with product MPTLTKLYTMDEASQHNTKDDCWIVIDGKVYDVSSYLDEHPGGDDVVLATTGKDATDDFEDAGHSQEARELLQSFCIGELDPSAPVIPELEISSKKQPAVNSQKLQDLTKQYWAVPVAIAGISVVVGFLYLRKK